In Microplitis mediator isolate UGA2020A chromosome 2, iyMicMedi2.1, whole genome shotgun sequence, a single window of DNA contains:
- the LOC130663781 gene encoding GPI transamidase component PIG-S isoform X2, which yields MPPEKYRLYASISFAFLLLGIGVPLWWHTTAVPRVTLPYSGIAELSNLNIKIRGNILVATTSEERAQFITNQIRTAFENSTLYSLKVSFEVISKNLVNSAFTQYDHEKIARTFDIGIGDLLFLEAPNLNEIIVGHHRAIFFPTQTDGSKLVHLLSHMILRDESLILTRNAMTDPTKYSLDEENRRRFPPSSTYDILLTVVNPNPDKLSIKWNLSNITRDYLEPFLDQLSVIANFSVKSQWLYLMPLDITPKQIPDSSELGRHYALSESILPQLITPLEKKLASQVSLHPCINLVMYTVPCDQSPLYIYTKSGHKSNSVNNVKAFLSPRWGGVVISNSPTDVCKQVLEKNDDKPVEVVPNAVTIMGVFLSQLRLLLGIPEPNYKISGVTVTPTPGESILRDWEFDLLLRVRAIEQLTSAKLTLQSLAQLLEEISNIVITETVGNRIKSALDLIHQSAEKLLDGELMEGFSLSKESFVTAEMAFTDPSLLALLYFPDDQKYAVYIPLFLPVMIPVLLSLKNISRYFLNKNNS from the exons aaaaatatcGGCTGTATGCAAGTATATCATTTGCATTTTTATTACTCGGAATTGGAGTACCTCTATGGTGGCATACAACAGCAGTACCACGTGTTACCCTCCCGTACTCTGGGATAGCGGAATtatcaaatttgaatattaaaatccGCGGTAATATTTTAGTCGCAACAACATCTGAAGAACGCGCGCAATTTATAACAAACCAAATTAGAACGgcatttgaaaattcaa caTTGTACAGCCTCAAAGTGTCATTTGAAGTAATATCAAAGAATCTTGTAAATTCTGCCTTCACGCAGTATGACCATGAAAAAATCGCGCGTACATTTGACATTGGAATTggtgatttattatttctcgAAGCGccgaatttaaatgaaataattgtgGGCCACCATCgagctattttttttccaacgcAAACAg atggaTCTAAACTGGTACACTTACTGTCCCACATGATTCTTAGAGACGAATCATTGATTCTAACAAGAAACGCAATGACAGACCCAACAAAATACAGTTTAGATGAAGAAAATCGTCGCAGATTTCCACCAAGTTCAACTTACGATATATTGCTTACGGTTGTTAATCCAAATCCTGATAAATTATCGATTAAATGGAACTTGTCAAATATAACTAGag attatcTGGAGCCATTTTTAGACCAACTGTCAGTCATAGCAAATTTTTCAGTTAAATCACAATGGCTGTACTTAATGCCACTGGATATAACACCAAAACAAATTCCCGATAGTAGTGAACTAGGAAGACATTATGCTTTATCGGAAAGTATTTTACCACAATTGATAACgccgttggaaaaaaaattag CTTCACAAGTGAGTTTGCATCCTTGTATAAATCTTGTTATGTACACAGTTCCTTGTGATCAATCGCCTCTGTATATTTATACTAAAAGCGGACATAAATCAAACTCTGTAAATAATGTCAAAGCTTTTTTATCTCCAAGATGGGGTGGTGTAGTTATTTCAAACTCGCCAACTGATGTTTGCAAACaagtacttgaaaaaaatgacgACAAACCTGTTGAAGTTGTTCCAAATGCCGTTACAATAATGGGTGTCTTTTTATCACAGCTGAGACTCCTGTTGGGAATTCCCGAGCCT aattataaaatttccggTGTGACGGTCACACCCACACCTGGAGAATCAATTCTCCGAGATTGGGAATTCGACTTACTTTTGCGTGTTCGTGCTATCGAACAACTGACATCAGCAAAACTTACTTTACAATCGTTGGCGCAACTTCTTGAGGAAATTAGCAATATTGTTATTACTGAAACTGTCGGAAATAGAATTAAGTCAGCCCTTGACCTGATTCATCAGTCAGCGGAAAAATTACTGGATGGAGAACTGATGGAAGGTTTTTCTTTGAGCAAAGAATCTTTTGTTACCGCGGAAATGGCTTTTACAGATCCCTCATTATTAgcacttttatattttcctgATGATCAAAA GTATGCAGTATATATTCCATTATTTTTACCAGTAATGATTCcagtattattatcattgaaaaatatatcccggtattttttaaataaaaacaattcttAA
- the LOC130663781 gene encoding GPI transamidase component PIG-S isoform X1, with amino-acid sequence MAPDVQSVDDIDFDEKYRLYASISFAFLLLGIGVPLWWHTTAVPRVTLPYSGIAELSNLNIKIRGNILVATTSEERAQFITNQIRTAFENSTLYSLKVSFEVISKNLVNSAFTQYDHEKIARTFDIGIGDLLFLEAPNLNEIIVGHHRAIFFPTQTDGSKLVHLLSHMILRDESLILTRNAMTDPTKYSLDEENRRRFPPSSTYDILLTVVNPNPDKLSIKWNLSNITRDYLEPFLDQLSVIANFSVKSQWLYLMPLDITPKQIPDSSELGRHYALSESILPQLITPLEKKLASQVSLHPCINLVMYTVPCDQSPLYIYTKSGHKSNSVNNVKAFLSPRWGGVVISNSPTDVCKQVLEKNDDKPVEVVPNAVTIMGVFLSQLRLLLGIPEPNYKISGVTVTPTPGESILRDWEFDLLLRVRAIEQLTSAKLTLQSLAQLLEEISNIVITETVGNRIKSALDLIHQSAEKLLDGELMEGFSLSKESFVTAEMAFTDPSLLALLYFPDDQKYAVYIPLFLPVMIPVLLSLKNISRYFLNKNNS; translated from the exons aaaaatatcGGCTGTATGCAAGTATATCATTTGCATTTTTATTACTCGGAATTGGAGTACCTCTATGGTGGCATACAACAGCAGTACCACGTGTTACCCTCCCGTACTCTGGGATAGCGGAATtatcaaatttgaatattaaaatccGCGGTAATATTTTAGTCGCAACAACATCTGAAGAACGCGCGCAATTTATAACAAACCAAATTAGAACGgcatttgaaaattcaa caTTGTACAGCCTCAAAGTGTCATTTGAAGTAATATCAAAGAATCTTGTAAATTCTGCCTTCACGCAGTATGACCATGAAAAAATCGCGCGTACATTTGACATTGGAATTggtgatttattatttctcgAAGCGccgaatttaaatgaaataattgtgGGCCACCATCgagctattttttttccaacgcAAACAg atggaTCTAAACTGGTACACTTACTGTCCCACATGATTCTTAGAGACGAATCATTGATTCTAACAAGAAACGCAATGACAGACCCAACAAAATACAGTTTAGATGAAGAAAATCGTCGCAGATTTCCACCAAGTTCAACTTACGATATATTGCTTACGGTTGTTAATCCAAATCCTGATAAATTATCGATTAAATGGAACTTGTCAAATATAACTAGag attatcTGGAGCCATTTTTAGACCAACTGTCAGTCATAGCAAATTTTTCAGTTAAATCACAATGGCTGTACTTAATGCCACTGGATATAACACCAAAACAAATTCCCGATAGTAGTGAACTAGGAAGACATTATGCTTTATCGGAAAGTATTTTACCACAATTGATAACgccgttggaaaaaaaattag CTTCACAAGTGAGTTTGCATCCTTGTATAAATCTTGTTATGTACACAGTTCCTTGTGATCAATCGCCTCTGTATATTTATACTAAAAGCGGACATAAATCAAACTCTGTAAATAATGTCAAAGCTTTTTTATCTCCAAGATGGGGTGGTGTAGTTATTTCAAACTCGCCAACTGATGTTTGCAAACaagtacttgaaaaaaatgacgACAAACCTGTTGAAGTTGTTCCAAATGCCGTTACAATAATGGGTGTCTTTTTATCACAGCTGAGACTCCTGTTGGGAATTCCCGAGCCT aattataaaatttccggTGTGACGGTCACACCCACACCTGGAGAATCAATTCTCCGAGATTGGGAATTCGACTTACTTTTGCGTGTTCGTGCTATCGAACAACTGACATCAGCAAAACTTACTTTACAATCGTTGGCGCAACTTCTTGAGGAAATTAGCAATATTGTTATTACTGAAACTGTCGGAAATAGAATTAAGTCAGCCCTTGACCTGATTCATCAGTCAGCGGAAAAATTACTGGATGGAGAACTGATGGAAGGTTTTTCTTTGAGCAAAGAATCTTTTGTTACCGCGGAAATGGCTTTTACAGATCCCTCATTATTAgcacttttatattttcctgATGATCAAAA GTATGCAGTATATATTCCATTATTTTTACCAGTAATGATTCcagtattattatcattgaaaaatatatcccggtattttttaaataaaaacaattcttAA